The following are encoded in a window of Phocoena phocoena chromosome 2, mPhoPho1.1, whole genome shotgun sequence genomic DNA:
- the MESP1 gene encoding mesoderm posterior protein 1 — MAQSLCPPLSESWIFSAGWGPARPPPASNRDCGCSPASSPDSWGSAPASSPVSSPGRPVTSAALRAPTAGRRGARSSRLGSGQRQSASEREKLRMRTLARALHELRRFLPPSVAPAGQSLTKIETLRLAIRYIGHLSAVLGLSEESLQRRRRRHSDAVLPRGCPLCPDGGPAQAQTQTQMQTQAQACGPDLGSADSAVVSWGSPPAYPGALATPEPRDPPVLYNETACPEGPAMEPGPSSPLFPGDVLALLETWMPLSPLEWPPA, encoded by the exons ATGGCCCAGTCCCTGTGCCCGCCGCTCTCTGAGTCCTGGATCTTCTCCGCGGGCTGGGGCCCAGCTCGGCCGCCGCCGGCCTCCAACAGGGACTGTGGCTGCTCGCCCGCCTCGTCCCCGGATTCCTGGGGCAGCGCCCCGGCCAGCAGCCCCGTGTCTAGCCCCGGGAGGCCCGTCACCAGCGCCGCCCTCCGCGCCCCGACTGCGGGGAGGCGCGGCGCCCGCAGCAGCCGCCTAGGCAGCGGGCAGCGGCAGAGCGCCAGCGAGCGCGAGAAGCTGCGCATGCGCACGCTCGCCCGCGCCCTGCACGAGCTGCGCCGCTTTCTGCCGCCGTCCGTGGCGCCTGCCGGCCAGAGCCTGACCAAGATCGAGACGCTGCGCCTGGCCATCCGCTACATCGGCCACCTGTCGGCCGTGCTGGGCCTCAGCGAGGAGAGCCTGCAGCGCCGGCGCCGGCGGCACAGCGACGCAGTGCTCCCTCGAGGCTGCCCGCTGTGCCCCGACGGCGGCCCCGCGCAGGCGCAGACGCAGACGCAGATGCAGACTCAGGCACAGGCGTGCGGCCCAGACCTGGGCTCAGCCGACAGCGCCGTGGTGTCCTGGGGGTCCCCGCCCGCCTACCCCGGAGCCCTAGCGACGCCCGAGCCGCGCGATCCGCCGGTGCTTTACAACGAGACGGCGTGCCCGGAAGGGCCGGCGATGGAGCCAGGCCCCTCATCTCCG CTCTTTCCCGGCGACGTACTGGCCCTGCTGGAGACCTGGATGCCCCTCTCGCCCCTGGAGTGGCCGCCGGCCTGA